The following proteins are co-located in the Chlorogloeopsis sp. ULAP01 genome:
- the xseB gene encoding exodeoxyribonuclease VII small subunit, translating to MIKRNSSSNSKSVEVWNYEAKVAEIENIIARIEAGNLELADVFEQFAKAVENLRECEKFLQQRQEQVDLLIETLSDE from the coding sequence ATGATTAAGCGTAATAGTTCTTCTAATTCTAAATCTGTAGAGGTTTGGAATTACGAAGCGAAGGTTGCTGAGATAGAAAATATTATTGCTCGCATTGAAGCGGGTAATTTGGAGTTGGCAGATGTGTTTGAGCAATTTGCTAAGGCTGTGGAAAATTTGCGTGAGTGTGAAAAGTTTTTGCAGCAGCGACAGGAACAGGTGGATTTGTTGATTGAAACTTTGAGTGATGAGTAA
- a CDS encoding amino acid permease produces MASQPHQSLKRQLGIPGAIALGLGSIVGTGVFVSIGLAAGIAGPAMLIAVAIGALVATCNGLNSAQLATNHPVSGGAYEYGYRYLNPWLGFTAGWMFLIAKSASAATAALGFAGYVLNLFGLSDRSLLVPTALGAVVILTGLILTGIKRSNVINIGIVSVTIFSLVFFVLAGLPLAIAEGATNFTPFFQSGTEGGTNTAIGSVFHAAALMFVAYTGYGRIATLGEEIREPRRTIPRAMITTLIITMLLYTGVAVVGIGSVGADTLGSVTRQEVAPLEVAARNFAVPGSSIIMAVGAVTATLGVLLNLILGLSRVLFAMGRRRDLPRVVARLNQSTTPYIAVIIMGVAIAAIVLIGDVRITWSFSAFTVLVYYALTDLSALQIPDSDRLYPRWIAWVGLCACLFLAFWVEQQIWLMGLGLIAVGLVWRWVMQNLSAYSAED; encoded by the coding sequence ATGGCTTCTCAACCACACCAATCTCTCAAGCGGCAGCTAGGTATTCCAGGGGCGATCGCTCTGGGTTTAGGCTCCATTGTAGGCACAGGTGTATTTGTCAGTATTGGGTTGGCGGCGGGAATAGCAGGCCCCGCCATGCTGATTGCCGTTGCCATTGGAGCATTGGTTGCTACTTGTAATGGATTGAACAGTGCTCAACTGGCAACAAATCATCCTGTGAGTGGGGGTGCCTACGAATACGGCTACCGTTATCTCAATCCTTGGTTGGGATTTACAGCAGGTTGGATGTTTTTAATTGCCAAATCCGCCTCTGCTGCCACAGCAGCATTAGGCTTTGCTGGATATGTGCTAAATTTATTCGGTTTGTCTGACCGTTCATTGCTGGTTCCCACTGCGTTGGGGGCTGTTGTCATTCTCACTGGTCTGATTTTAACGGGCATTAAGCGCTCCAATGTAATTAATATCGGCATTGTGTCAGTTACAATCTTCTCGCTAGTCTTTTTTGTACTAGCAGGTTTACCCCTTGCGATCGCAGAAGGTGCTACGAACTTTACGCCATTTTTTCAGAGTGGAACAGAGGGAGGAACGAATACAGCAATTGGATCTGTGTTCCACGCTGCCGCTTTGATGTTTGTGGCTTATACAGGTTATGGGCGTATTGCGACCTTGGGGGAAGAAATTCGTGAACCTCGGCGTACAATTCCGAGAGCGATGATCACAACATTGATTATAACCATGTTGCTCTATACAGGAGTGGCTGTAGTTGGCATTGGCTCTGTAGGGGCGGATACTTTGGGCAGTGTCACCCGCCAAGAGGTAGCACCATTAGAAGTGGCGGCTCGTAATTTCGCTGTGCCGGGTAGTTCTATCATTATGGCTGTGGGGGCTGTGACTGCAACCCTGGGAGTCTTGCTCAATCTGATTTTAGGTTTATCTCGTGTGCTGTTTGCAATGGGTCGCCGCCGTGATCTGCCAAGGGTAGTTGCCCGATTAAATCAGTCTACAACACCCTATATTGCAGTCATCATTATGGGAGTTGCGATCGCAGCCATTGTGCTAATTGGAGATGTGCGAATCACCTGGTCATTTAGTGCATTTACAGTATTGGTGTATTACGCACTGACTGATTTATCCGCACTACAAATTCCTGACTCGGATCGATTATATCCCCGATGGATTGCCTGGGTTGGTTTATGTGCGTGCCTGTTTCTGGCTTTTTGGGTTGAGCAGCAGATCTGGTTGATGGGATTGGGGCTGATCGCCGTTGGGCTAGTGTGGCGATGGGTGATGCAAAATCTATCTGCCTATTCTGCTGAAGATTGA
- the xseA gene encoding exodeoxyribonuclease VII large subunit, translating into MISGDFGDFLIPDTAVSVAGLTDYIRFLLEQDEQLRQIWVIGEVSSANQHRSGLFFTLQDPDAGAAIKCVVWNSQLPKLMQMPIVGEQLIILGSMRVYPQRGEYQLSVWQALPAGVGLQALRYQQLRNRLEAEGLFAPERKRSLPHHPQIIAVVTSPTAAAWGDIQKTLKHRYSGLHILFSPAIVQGEQAPESIVTAIQRVERDGRAEVLILSRGGGAVEELACFNDERVVRAVANCSIPVITGIGHQRDESLVDLVADESVHTPTAAAERVVPALVDLYNQHRQRITALQQVVYGELETAENQLQGLRNRLRRLRLDAQVQQELQILSWKRRRLLQSTTSKLQHANQHLEMLRQKLATLDPKAVLQRGYAVVRQENGIIVRNAAELGVGQELLIQLGQGEVKVKVMETK; encoded by the coding sequence ATGATAAGTGGGGACTTTGGGGACTTTTTGATTCCTGATACAGCAGTTTCAGTTGCTGGGTTGACTGACTACATCCGTTTTTTATTAGAGCAAGATGAACAACTGCGGCAAATTTGGGTAATTGGAGAAGTTTCAAGTGCTAATCAGCACCGCAGTGGTTTATTTTTTACACTGCAAGATCCCGATGCTGGGGCTGCAATTAAGTGTGTAGTCTGGAATAGCCAATTGCCCAAACTCATGCAAATGCCCATAGTCGGCGAGCAGCTCATTATCTTGGGCAGTATGCGAGTTTATCCCCAACGGGGAGAATATCAGCTTTCTGTTTGGCAAGCTTTACCTGCTGGTGTTGGTTTGCAAGCGCTACGTTACCAACAATTGCGAAATCGTTTAGAGGCAGAAGGTTTATTTGCTCCCGAAAGAAAGCGATCGCTTCCTCACCATCCCCAAATTATCGCTGTTGTCACTTCACCCACTGCCGCCGCTTGGGGAGACATTCAAAAGACTCTTAAACACAGGTATTCAGGTTTACATATTTTATTTTCGCCAGCCATAGTACAAGGAGAACAAGCGCCCGAATCTATCGTTACTGCCATTCAAAGAGTAGAACGAGATGGACGTGCCGAGGTGCTAATTTTATCGCGGGGTGGAGGTGCTGTTGAAGAATTAGCTTGCTTTAATGATGAGCGAGTGGTGCGAGCAGTTGCCAATTGTTCGATTCCTGTGATTACCGGCATAGGGCATCAAAGAGATGAGTCTTTAGTAGATTTAGTTGCAGATGAGAGCGTACATACTCCTACTGCCGCCGCAGAAAGAGTTGTTCCCGCGCTTGTAGATTTATATAATCAGCATCGACAGCGAATTACCGCTTTACAACAGGTGGTGTATGGCGAGTTAGAAACTGCGGAAAATCAACTCCAAGGCTTGCGAAATCGTTTGCGGCGTTTGCGGTTGGATGCACAGGTACAGCAAGAGCTACAGATATTAAGTTGGAAACGTCGGCGACTGCTACAATCCACCACTAGTAAATTGCAGCACGCCAATCAGCATTTAGAGATGTTGCGACAAAAGTTGGCAACTCTTGATCCAAAAGCTGTGTTGCAACGGGGTTATGCGGTAGTTAGGCAAGAAAATGGGATAATTGTTCGCAATGCGGCTGAGTTGGGAGTAGGGCAAGAGTTATTGATTCAGTTGGGTCAGGGTGAGGTTAAAGTAAAGGTTATGGAAACAAAATAG
- a CDS encoding Crp/Fnr family transcriptional regulator, whose protein sequence is MEDRHSVQTPANPWILSAPFFQGLPGSAIEIAFAHLVTRTHPANQVILLENDWGGSVYFIIEGWVKIRTYNLEGKEVTLNIIGKGELFGEMAALDEVPRSTDVITLTATVIGSMPAQDFLKLIQTEPLAGVRLAQLMARRLRQVNRRLRLRESDSQSRVADTLLFLAEGQGKKGETGTEIPNLPHRELSSLSGLARETVTRVLTRLEKKGLIKRDQEVICIPDVSALERMIV, encoded by the coding sequence ATGGAAGATCGGCATAGCGTCCAGACACCCGCCAATCCCTGGATTTTATCGGCTCCCTTTTTTCAAGGATTGCCCGGAAGCGCTATAGAAATAGCCTTCGCTCATCTGGTTACTCGCACTCACCCAGCCAATCAAGTGATCCTGCTAGAAAATGACTGGGGAGGGTCTGTATATTTTATTATTGAGGGATGGGTAAAAATTCGTACTTATAATTTAGAAGGTAAAGAAGTCACGCTAAATATTATTGGCAAAGGAGAATTATTTGGCGAAATGGCTGCACTCGACGAAGTGCCTCGCTCCACTGACGTGATTACTTTGACTGCGACTGTGATTGGCAGTATGCCTGCTCAAGATTTTCTCAAATTAATTCAGACAGAACCTTTGGCAGGGGTAAGATTGGCACAATTAATGGCACGGCGGTTGCGGCAGGTTAATCGACGACTGCGTTTACGAGAATCTGATAGCCAATCGCGTGTAGCAGATACGTTATTATTTTTGGCAGAGGGACAAGGGAAAAAAGGAGAAACGGGAACAGAAATTCCTAATTTACCTCATCGGGAGTTAAGTAGCTTAAGCGGACTGGCACGGGAAACAGTGACAAGAGTTTTGACAAGACTAGAAAAGAAAGGGTTGATCAAGCGGGATCAAGAAGTCATTTGTATCCCAGATGTGTCAGCTTTAGAAAGAATGATTGTTTAG
- a CDS encoding DUF2232 domain-containing protein, whose product MSIIDSPTDEPEERPNSQPYNSVTPPYPDKQNHLRQPQLKLDAPLRMVETAFLASAASLIWFINFYFPLGPVLRIFFPVPIALVYLRWGQRAAWMAAVTCGLLLSVLMGPVRSSLFVMPFGFMGVLLGATWHRRVPWIVSISLGAILGTVGVFFRLWLLSLLSGEDLWVYVINQVTDMIEWLFLRLGILSSPSVYTINLGAIALIIFNNFIYLFVVHLAAWLLLDRLGNPIPRPPRWVQVLMDYE is encoded by the coding sequence ATGAGCATTATAGATTCTCCAACCGATGAGCCAGAAGAACGTCCCAACTCCCAACCCTACAACTCTGTAACTCCTCCATATCCAGATAAACAAAATCATTTAAGACAACCCCAATTAAAGCTAGATGCACCCTTGAGAATGGTGGAAACAGCATTTTTAGCCAGTGCTGCTAGCTTAATTTGGTTTATTAATTTCTATTTTCCTTTAGGCCCGGTGTTGCGGATCTTTTTCCCAGTACCGATCGCTCTAGTTTACCTGCGTTGGGGACAAAGAGCAGCGTGGATGGCAGCAGTCACTTGTGGTTTGCTGCTATCGGTATTAATGGGGCCTGTCCGTAGTTCACTATTTGTTATGCCCTTTGGCTTTATGGGAGTACTTTTAGGAGCAACTTGGCATCGTCGCGTTCCCTGGATTGTTTCAATTAGCTTGGGTGCAATATTGGGTACTGTAGGAGTATTTTTTCGGTTGTGGCTTTTGTCTTTGTTGTCAGGAGAAGACCTTTGGGTTTATGTGATTAACCAAGTGACAGATATGATTGAGTGGTTATTCCTCAGGCTGGGCATACTCTCATCTCCTAGTGTGTATACGATTAATCTAGGAGCGATCGCTCTTATCATATTCAACAACTTTATTTACCTATTCGTCGTACATCTGGCAGCATGGTTGCTCTTGGATCGCTTAGGCAACCCCATTCCCCGCCCACCACGCTGGGTACAAGTTTTGATGGATTATGAGTAA
- a CDS encoding nitroreductase family protein, giving the protein MEKPANSQYPIDQLLQKRWSPLAFAKQQVEPEKLCSLLEASRWAASSYNEQPWHFIVATQDNPEEFNRLLSCLAEGNQVWAKNAPVLMLSVAKLYFEKNGKENRHAFHDVGAAACSMATQATSLGLFIHQMAGFDVSKARELYSIPEGYEPVAAIAVGYPGNPEELPEQYQQREFAPRQRQPLETFVFTGSWGETSPVVSDGKTSN; this is encoded by the coding sequence ATGGAAAAACCTGCTAATTCTCAGTATCCTATTGATCAATTATTGCAAAAGCGTTGGAGTCCTCTCGCATTTGCAAAACAGCAAGTCGAACCAGAAAAGCTTTGCAGTTTACTAGAAGCGTCTCGTTGGGCTGCTTCTTCATATAACGAGCAGCCTTGGCACTTTATCGTTGCGACTCAAGACAATCCAGAGGAATTCAACCGTTTGCTGAGTTGCCTTGCAGAAGGAAATCAAGTGTGGGCAAAGAATGCCCCTGTTTTGATGCTATCGGTAGCAAAGCTTTACTTTGAAAAGAATGGAAAAGAAAACCGTCATGCTTTTCACGATGTGGGGGCAGCAGCTTGTAGTATGGCAACTCAAGCAACTTCTCTAGGCTTATTTATTCACCAAATGGCAGGATTCGATGTTTCTAAGGCGCGGGAGTTGTACAGCATTCCTGAGGGATATGAACCAGTCGCAGCGATCGCAGTTGGATATCCAGGCAATCCGGAAGAATTACCTGAACAATACCAACAACGTGAATTTGCTCCACGCCAGCGCCAGCCCCTAGAAACATTTGTGTTTACCGGAAGTTGGGGAGAGACTTCGCCTGTCGTATCTGATGGGAAAACATCTAACTAA
- a CDS encoding GNAT family protein — MSNKSAVFKNFPQLETKNLILREIQLVDAPAIFEIFADDEVTKFHDLETFTCLEQAQCLIERRRERFENKQGIRWGIARKEDNIIIGSCGYGIKNEFQAEIGYELARVHWQKGIMTEALKAIINWGFHQLALNRIEAMVMRENISSVKLLGNLGFVEEGILREYGFWKGHFHDLKVFSLLKREL; from the coding sequence GTGAGCAATAAAAGTGCTGTCTTCAAAAATTTTCCACAACTTGAAACTAAGAATTTGATTCTTAGGGAGATACAATTAGTTGATGCACCAGCCATTTTTGAGATTTTTGCAGATGATGAGGTAACTAAGTTTCATGACTTAGAAACTTTCACTTGTTTAGAACAAGCTCAGTGTTTGATTGAGCGGCGTAGGGAGAGATTTGAGAATAAACAGGGAATACGCTGGGGAATTGCGAGAAAAGAAGATAATATCATTATTGGCTCTTGTGGCTATGGTATTAAAAACGAGTTTCAGGCAGAAATCGGATATGAGCTTGCTAGGGTGCACTGGCAAAAGGGCATAATGACAGAAGCTTTAAAAGCTATTATTAATTGGGGTTTTCACCAATTAGCTTTGAATCGAATTGAAGCAATGGTAATGAGAGAAAATATTTCCTCTGTGAAATTGTTAGGAAATTTAGGATTTGTAGAGGAAGGAATTTTGAGAGAATACGGTTTTTGGAAAGGACACTTTCATGATTTGAAAGTATTTTCTTTACTTAAAAGAGAGTTATGA
- a CDS encoding PadR family transcriptional regulator yields the protein MDGREFYSSLIRLHILHHAVQEPIFGLGIIEELARHGYKLSAGTLYPMLHDMESKGYLSSVEERSGRQLRKYYRATPQGKAMLDEAKEKVKELFGELFEEE from the coding sequence ATGGATGGACGAGAGTTTTACTCTAGCTTGATTCGACTTCACATTCTGCATCATGCAGTTCAAGAACCAATTTTTGGACTAGGTATTATTGAAGAACTGGCACGCCACGGCTATAAACTCAGTGCTGGAACCCTCTACCCAATGCTGCATGACATGGAGAGCAAGGGCTACCTATCTTCTGTAGAGGAGCGATCGGGGCGGCAATTGCGGAAATATTACCGGGCAACTCCTCAAGGTAAAGCTATGCTAGATGAAGCGAAGGAAAAGGTAAAAGAGCTTTTTGGTGAATTGTTTGAGGAAGAGTAA
- a CDS encoding PAS domain S-box protein → MLTHRTVIVIADSDESNNDYEHQLQQDVSFAYRILTERYRTKILTLSQSQQIDGILLELNSRHSGSFDFLRQMKEQMGDRCPPIVVIGSGDAEIVVQAFKNGATEYLIKERLTPDDLRLGMRSAIKNAQLQRELQRNQEQFQTSIENMLDCFGIFSSMRDESGQIVDFRIDYLNAAACDNNRMPKHKQIGRGLCELLPAHRASGLFDEYCRLVETGEALIKDSLVYEDTYGEQQLVRAFDIRATKLNDGFVASWRDITDRKRMELELSQTAAALNASQQLYRELAQAMPQMVWTADARGFVNYWNQRWHEYTGLNEAESMGLAGITTVHPDERDRTLEQWQQSVANGERFEIEYRICRWDGVYHWFICRGIPTQDSQGQLTGWIGTITDIDHQKRLEEKLLNEIANHQHTEQNLRAANQKITNILESMTDAFVALDPDWRITYVNQMTARINQVSPEELIGKSHWEVWAATKNSILEENYQRAIAEQIPVHFEYFYESRQRWYEVHAYPAPDGLGIYYCDISDRKQIEYGLRQQAAQLEQTNLTLQETLEELQVAQEELRQQNEELVIAHNLAEAEGKRYRDLFNFAPNGYVVTDANGMIQEANQAIATLVVINQSYLVNKPLAVYISDSDLRAFRNLLNNLYRQSQAQKLQTEELSLKSANGHPIPVAITGTAMRDAQGRIAGVRWLIQDITERKQAQAALAANEARLRGFVDANVVGILYGDIYGNINEANDELLRIIGYTQEDLRAGRLRWIDLTPSEYLPLDEQAIAEARANGACTPYEKEYIRKDGSRVPVLVGYSLVGEAREESVAFILDLSDRKQAEEALRLSEEHYRYLAEAIPQLVWTCNASGVYDYVNQRLCEYIGLSFEQIIGTGWLCAVHPNDLKATQAAWMNAVHHGSCYRHEYRLRRAADHSYRWHLALGLPLKDKQGRVVKWFGTCTDIHDQKELEIEREHLLQLERAAREAAERANRIKDEFLAVLSHELRAPLNPILGWAKLLQTRKLNENKMAEAFATIERNARLQTQLIDDLLDVARILRGKLSINATSVNLASVIAAAIDTVKTAAIAKSISLHPELPNIGQASGDTARLQQIVWNLLSNAIKFTPNHGQVNIKLQRVENQAEIKVTDTGKGINPNFLPHIFESFRQEDASITRKYGGLGLGLAIVRQLVEAHGGTISADSPGEGLGATFTVRLPLLKVEPEIQQTDELPQKELNLMGIRILAVDDDPDARELLTVLLTQYGAEVLSVASAPEVLANLASFQPDVLVSDIGMPDVDGYTLLQQIRTLSPAKGGQVPAIALTAYARENDYQRALTCGFQRHVTKPLEPEQLVQAVVALVPDKIN, encoded by the coding sequence ATGTTAACTCACCGGACTGTTATTGTCATTGCCGACTCTGATGAGAGCAATAACGATTATGAGCATCAATTACAGCAAGATGTGAGTTTTGCATACAGAATTCTAACAGAACGCTATCGCACCAAAATTCTGACACTGTCTCAATCACAGCAAATCGATGGCATCCTCTTAGAACTCAATTCTCGCCATTCCGGTAGCTTTGATTTTCTGAGGCAAATGAAAGAACAAATGGGCGATCGCTGTCCGCCAATTGTGGTAATTGGTAGTGGTGATGCAGAGATTGTAGTGCAAGCATTCAAAAATGGAGCTACAGAATATCTGATCAAAGAGCGGCTCACTCCAGATGATCTGCGGTTAGGAATGCGGAGTGCGATCAAAAATGCACAGTTGCAACGGGAACTGCAACGCAATCAAGAGCAGTTCCAAACGTCCATTGAAAATATGCTAGACTGCTTCGGCATCTTCTCATCGATGCGGGATGAGTCGGGGCAGATTGTGGACTTTCGCATCGATTATCTCAATGCAGCAGCCTGTGATAATAACCGAATGCCCAAACACAAGCAGATTGGCAGAGGATTGTGCGAGTTACTGCCTGCCCATCGCGCATCAGGGTTATTTGACGAATATTGTCGATTGGTTGAAACGGGAGAGGCATTAATTAAAGATTCACTGGTTTATGAGGATACCTATGGTGAGCAACAGCTGGTGCGAGCATTTGATATTCGTGCTACCAAGTTGAATGATGGGTTTGTTGCCTCCTGGCGAGATATTACCGATCGCAAGCGTATGGAACTGGAACTCAGCCAGACAGCAGCCGCTTTAAATGCCAGTCAACAACTTTATCGAGAGTTGGCACAAGCAATGCCCCAAATGGTTTGGACTGCCGATGCCAGGGGATTTGTCAATTACTGGAATCAACGCTGGCATGAGTATACGGGCTTGAATGAAGCCGAGTCAATGGGCTTGGCGGGGATAACTACGGTTCATCCTGATGAGCGCGATCGCACCCTTGAGCAGTGGCAGCAGTCTGTAGCCAACGGAGAACGTTTTGAAATTGAATACCGAATTTGCCGTTGGGATGGTGTGTATCATTGGTTCATCTGTCGGGGGATACCGACGCAAGATAGCCAAGGACAACTTACGGGTTGGATTGGCACGATTACCGATATTGATCATCAAAAGCGGCTAGAGGAAAAGCTGCTCAACGAAATCGCTAACCACCAGCACACCGAGCAAAATCTGCGAGCCGCTAACCAAAAAATTACCAATATTCTCGAAAGCATGACAGATGCGTTTGTCGCACTTGATCCAGACTGGCGCATTACCTACGTCAACCAGATGACTGCTCGTATTAATCAAGTTTCACCAGAGGAGCTGATTGGTAAATCCCATTGGGAAGTTTGGGCTGCAACTAAGAACAGTATTCTTGAAGAGAACTACCAACGGGCGATCGCAGAACAAATTCCCGTTCATTTTGAATATTTTTATGAATCGAGGCAGCGATGGTATGAAGTTCACGCCTATCCTGCACCTGATGGATTAGGCATTTACTACTGCGATATCAGCGATCGCAAGCAAATTGAATATGGATTAAGGCAGCAAGCCGCTCAACTGGAGCAAACAAATTTAACCTTGCAAGAAACTTTAGAGGAGCTTCAAGTTGCCCAAGAAGAACTGCGTCAACAAAATGAAGAACTAGTAATTGCCCATAATCTAGCCGAAGCAGAAGGAAAACGTTACCGGGATCTGTTTAATTTTGCACCCAATGGTTATGTAGTAACCGACGCAAATGGCATGATTCAGGAGGCAAACCAGGCGATCGCTACATTAGTGGTAATCAATCAAAGTTATTTGGTCAATAAACCATTAGCAGTCTACATCAGTGACTCAGATCTTCGAGCTTTTAGAAATTTGCTTAACAATTTGTATCGGCAATCGCAAGCACAAAAGCTGCAAACCGAAGAACTGAGCTTAAAATCAGCAAACGGGCATCCAATTCCAGTTGCAATTACAGGAACAGCCATGCGCGATGCTCAAGGAAGAATTGCTGGGGTTCGTTGGTTAATTCAAGATATTACTGAACGCAAACAGGCACAAGCAGCACTTGCAGCAAACGAAGCCCGACTGCGAGGATTTGTAGATGCCAATGTGGTTGGCATTCTCTACGGAGACATCTACGGGAACATTAATGAAGCCAACGATGAGCTATTGAGAATTATCGGCTACACGCAAGAAGATTTGCGTGCAGGCAGACTTCGCTGGATTGATCTCACGCCGTCAGAATACCTACCGCTCGATGAACAAGCGATCGCAGAGGCACGGGCAAACGGTGCCTGTACCCCTTACGAAAAAGAATATATTCGCAAAGATGGCAGTCGAGTTCCGGTTCTGGTGGGTTATAGCCTGGTAGGAGAGGCAAGAGAAGAGTCGGTAGCTTTCATTCTCGATTTAAGCGATCGCAAACAGGCAGAGGAAGCACTACGCCTTAGTGAGGAACACTACCGCTACCTGGCAGAGGCGATTCCACAACTAGTTTGGACATGCAATGCTAGTGGTGTTTATGACTACGTAAATCAGCGATTGTGTGAGTATATCGGATTGTCCTTTGAGCAGATTATAGGAACAGGCTGGCTTTGTGCCGTTCACCCAAATGATCTAAAAGCGACTCAAGCCGCGTGGATGAATGCTGTGCATCACGGTAGTTGCTATCGCCATGAATATCGCTTGAGACGAGCTGCTGATCATAGCTACCGTTGGCATCTGGCACTGGGTTTGCCACTCAAAGATAAACAAGGACGGGTGGTAAAATGGTTTGGCACCTGCACAGATATTCACGATCAAAAGGAACTAGAAATTGAACGCGAGCACTTATTGCAGCTAGAGCGAGCCGCAAGGGAAGCTGCCGAACGAGCCAATCGCATCAAAGATGAATTTCTGGCTGTACTCTCCCACGAATTGCGAGCACCACTCAACCCGATCCTGGGCTGGGCAAAGCTCTTGCAAACTCGCAAGCTAAATGAAAACAAAATGGCAGAAGCCTTCGCCACTATTGAGCGGAACGCTAGATTGCAGACGCAACTAATTGATGATCTACTTGATGTTGCCAGAATTTTGCGCGGCAAACTCAGCATAAATGCTACCTCCGTCAATCTTGCCTCTGTAATTGCAGCTGCGATCGATACAGTCAAAACAGCAGCGATCGCTAAATCCATTTCACTCCACCCTGAATTACCCAATATTGGGCAAGCATCTGGTGATACTGCTCGTCTCCAGCAAATCGTCTGGAACTTGCTATCTAATGCCATCAAGTTCACTCCGAATCATGGACAAGTTAATATCAAACTTCAACGAGTGGAAAATCAAGCAGAAATTAAAGTCACAGATACCGGCAAAGGCATCAACCCAAACTTTCTCCCCCACATTTTTGAATCGTTCCGACAGGAAGACGCCTCGATCACCCGCAAGTACGGAGGGCTGGGGCTAGGATTAGCGATCGTCCGGCAGTTGGTTGAGGCTCACGGCGGCACCATCTCAGCCGACAGTCCCGGTGAAGGATTGGGAGCCACTTTCACTGTCCGCTTGCCACTACTAAAAGTTGAACCAGAAATCCAGCAAACTGATGAGTTGCCACAAAAAGAACTCAATCTCATGGGCATTAGAATCCTCGCAGTCGATGATGATCCCGATGCTCGTGAGCTATTAACAGTATTGCTTACCCAGTATGGGGCAGAAGTTCTAAGCGTTGCATCTGCCCCAGAAGTGCTGGCAAATTTGGCATCCTTTCAACCAGATGTCTTAGTCAGTGATATTGGGATGCCTGATGTTGATGGCTATACCCTGCTCCAACAGATTCGGACTTTATCTCCTGCAAAAGGCGGACAAGTTCCGGCAATTGCCCTAACTGCTTATGCCAGAGAAAACGATTACCAGCGAGCCTTAACCTGTGGTTTTCAAAGGCATGTGACAAAACCCCTGGAACCAGAACAATTAGTTCAAGCTGTGGTGGCACTTGTACCGGATAAAATAAACTAG
- a CDS encoding DUF6671 family protein produces MPIDSLFTNRVAVLATMHQKEKVIAPILEAELGIQVIVPQNFNTDAFGTFTREIKRPGNQIEAAKLKAEKALELTGATLAIASEGSFAPHPEIPFISSNREIVIFLDKNNNLTIVGEDFSTDTNHNHIVVENIEQALKFAKKIGFPEHGLVAMFREFPQDDNEVIKGIVTEEKLVEAVNFIIKNSLTGKAHLETDMRAMYNPTRMKNIAKATQNLVKKINSRCPQCSTPGFEVVRRIQGLPCAMCYMPTSLTVAVIDQCQKCGFSQEKRFPHGIEYADPGQCMYCNP; encoded by the coding sequence ATGCCAATAGATTCATTATTTACCAACCGAGTAGCAGTGCTGGCGACAATGCACCAAAAAGAAAAAGTTATTGCCCCAATTTTAGAAGCAGAGTTAGGAATTCAAGTTATCGTACCCCAAAATTTTAATACTGATGCTTTCGGTACATTTACTAGAGAAATTAAACGTCCAGGCAATCAAATTGAAGCTGCAAAATTGAAAGCAGAAAAAGCATTAGAATTAACTGGTGCAACTCTTGCAATCGCCAGTGAAGGAAGTTTTGCACCCCATCCGGAAATACCTTTTATTTCTAGTAACAGAGAAATTGTAATTTTTTTAGATAAAAACAATAATTTAACAATTGTTGGTGAAGACTTTTCCACAGATACTAACCATAATCATATAGTTGTAGAAAATATCGAGCAAGCATTGAAATTTGCGAAAAAAATTGGTTTCCCTGAACATGGTTTGGTAGCTATGTTCCGCGAATTTCCTCAAGATGATAATGAAGTTATTAAAGGAATAGTTACAGAAGAAAAATTAGTAGAAGCGGTGAATTTTATAATTAAAAATTCACTGACAGGAAAAGCACATCTAGAAACAGATATGCGGGCAATGTATAACCCTACACGGATGAAAAATATCGCTAAAGCCACTCAAAATTTAGTAAAAAAAATTAACAGCCGTTGCCCACAATGTTCTACACCTGGTTTTGAGGTTGTTAGAAGAATTCAAGGATTACCATGTGCGATGTGCTATATGCCGACTTCCTTGACTGTTGCTGTTATTGATCAATGTCAAAAATGTGGGTTTAGTCAAGAAAAAAGATTTCCTCATGGAATTGAATACGCCGATCCAGGACAATGTATGTACTGCAATCCTTAA